A window from Mesorhizobium sp. WSM2240 encodes these proteins:
- a CDS encoding SRPBCC family protein — protein MTHRSVTHSTFAIERTYDAAPEKVFAACADPAKKRRWFVEGEGWHIDKFEMDFRPGGIESSVFRFGDGPEGRNDTVYLDIVENRRIVSAYTMVIGGNRISASLGTMEFEPAGDGTRLKYTEQGAFLDGHDNAAQRESGCRELLEALAVELGRQAA, from the coding sequence ATGACCCATCGTTCCGTTACGCACTCCACCTTTGCAATAGAACGCACCTATGACGCGGCGCCGGAAAAGGTGTTCGCCGCCTGCGCAGATCCGGCAAAGAAGCGCCGCTGGTTTGTGGAAGGCGAGGGCTGGCACATCGACAAATTCGAAATGGACTTCAGGCCGGGCGGCATCGAATCGAGCGTTTTTCGCTTCGGTGACGGGCCGGAGGGCCGCAACGACACGGTCTACCTCGACATCGTCGAGAACCGCCGCATCGTCAGCGCCTACACGATGGTCATCGGCGGCAACCGCATTTCGGCTTCGCTCGGGACTATGGAGTTCGAGCCGGCTGGCGACGGGACGCGGCTGAAATACACCGAACAGGGCGCGTTCCTGGACGGCCACGACAATGCCGCGCAGCGCGAATCCGGCTGCCGCGAATTGTTGGAAGCGCTCGCCGTAGAACTCGGCCGGCAGGCCGCTTGA
- a CDS encoding glutathione S-transferase family protein has protein sequence MQKLEGIKLHQGDGPNSYRVRIFLAEKGLEVPLVRIDFGEMEHRAPEFLKLNSLGQIPVLELDDGTVITESVAICRYFEALHPTPPLFGANAVEQGKVEMWNRRVEIEIFGTIGNVALHTAELFKHRLTQFPAFAETQRALVPRKWEWLDREMADGRPFIAGDKFSVADITGMTVSWLGEFFGMPIPDGLPNVGRWNERVRARPSWNA, from the coding sequence ATGCAGAAACTCGAAGGTATAAAACTCCACCAGGGCGACGGCCCGAACTCCTACCGAGTGCGCATCTTCCTGGCCGAAAAGGGCCTCGAAGTTCCGCTGGTCCGGATCGATTTCGGCGAGATGGAGCACCGCGCGCCAGAATTCCTCAAGCTGAATTCGCTCGGCCAGATCCCGGTGCTCGAACTCGACGACGGCACGGTCATCACCGAAAGCGTCGCCATCTGCCGTTATTTCGAGGCGCTCCATCCAACCCCGCCGCTGTTCGGCGCGAATGCGGTCGAACAGGGCAAGGTCGAGATGTGGAACCGGCGCGTCGAGATCGAGATATTCGGCACGATCGGCAACGTGGCGCTGCACACCGCCGAACTCTTCAAGCATAGGCTGACGCAGTTTCCGGCATTCGCGGAAACCCAGCGCGCGCTCGTGCCGCGCAAATGGGAATGGCTCGACCGCGAAATGGCCGACGGCCGCCCGTTCATCGCCGGCGACAAATTTTCGGTCGCCGACATCACCGGCATGACCGTCTCGTGGTTGGGGGAGTTCTTCGGCATGCCGATCCCTGACGGCCTGCCCAATGTCGGCCGCTGGAACGAGCGCGTCCGGGCGCGGCCGAGCTGGAATGCGTAG
- a CDS encoding dihydrofolate reductase family protein, with the protein MTKVVLSFSMSLDGFVAGPDVGIDEPMGRGGERLHDWLFKSSSEIDAEKARDISQRVGATIIGRRTFDVGIGPWEDAPYPVPSFVLTHEERQPLAMKSGTFIFVSDGVESALRKAREAAGDKDIVVMGADIARQYLAAGLADEIVIQLVPVLLGAGTRLFDRLNDGTIELEQTGAVQSPSVTHLRYAIRRNSEQ; encoded by the coding sequence GTGACAAAAGTAGTGCTGTCGTTTTCGATGTCGCTGGACGGCTTCGTCGCCGGTCCGGATGTCGGCATAGACGAGCCGATGGGACGCGGCGGCGAGCGGCTGCACGACTGGCTGTTCAAATCGTCGAGTGAAATCGACGCGGAAAAAGCGCGGGATATTTCGCAAAGAGTCGGCGCGACGATCATCGGCCGCCGCACTTTCGATGTCGGGATCGGGCCGTGGGAGGACGCGCCCTACCCCGTTCCGAGCTTCGTGCTCACGCATGAGGAGCGCCAGCCGCTCGCCATGAAGAGCGGTACGTTCATTTTCGTCAGTGACGGCGTTGAGAGTGCGCTGAGGAAAGCGCGCGAGGCGGCGGGTGACAAGGACATTGTGGTGATGGGCGCGGACATCGCCCGGCAATATCTGGCTGCCGGGCTCGCAGACGAGATCGTCATCCAGTTGGTGCCCGTGCTTCTCGGCGCCGGCACACGGCTGTTCGACCGACTGAACGATGGGACGATCGAGCTTGAACAAACCGGCGCGGTCCAGTCGCCGTCCGTCACGCATCTGAGATACGCAATTCGACGGAATTCTGAACAATAA
- a CDS encoding DUF308 domain-containing protein has protein sequence MAVGESDRIDALLTALRGLLMAVAALLAFIYPAQAVRFLVLAGGGLLLIDGALGLAAMKFSGPRTSIFWFELVRNGLSIAAGLIVLFSPVLLGIFSLGFMTSLVGLLAILVGIMEFLSGFIGHERGSRLWPAMIGGGLYIVFGLALLFIPLSSAVVLVRIVTALMVVYALLLFYRARAMRAATSA, from the coding sequence ATGGCAGTGGGGGAATCCGATCGTATCGATGCGTTACTCACGGCATTGCGCGGACTGCTTATGGCGGTGGCGGCGCTGCTTGCATTCATCTATCCCGCCCAAGCGGTCAGGTTCCTTGTTCTGGCGGGCGGCGGCCTGCTGCTGATCGATGGCGCGCTCGGCCTGGCGGCGATGAAATTCTCGGGTCCGAGGACCAGCATTTTCTGGTTCGAACTCGTACGCAACGGCCTCTCGATCGCGGCCGGTCTGATCGTGCTGTTCAGTCCGGTGCTGCTCGGCATCTTCAGCCTGGGCTTCATGACGAGCCTGGTGGGATTGCTCGCCATCCTCGTCGGGATAATGGAGTTTCTATCCGGCTTCATCGGCCATGAGCGCGGCTCGAGGCTGTGGCCCGCAATGATCGGTGGAGGGCTCTACATAGTGTTCGGCCTGGCCCTGCTGTTCATTCCGCTTTCCAGCGCGGTCGTTCTAGTCCGCATCGTCACTGCGCTGATGGTCGTTTACGCGCTGCTCCTGTTCTATCGGGCCCGGGCGATGCGCGCGGCGACCAGCGCGTAA
- a CDS encoding META domain-containing protein — protein MALIDRRRLAAFDFAVVAAFLPSATQAADLTIGGSVFYRERMALSDDTTLVLQLVDTTQTPPDVIGEASVHPTGQVPIAFSLVVDAARLMPEKAHGLMARIEVDGATWFANETPAPIDAQEPATPISVLLVRVAEKSAPENSTGTGSLKGTSWRLSSLGRDDTAAGVASTLTFDEEGKISGNGGCNSFGGQASFDGAKLKISDVFSTMMACEQPKVKQEAAFLAALAKTASYTVEDGTLTLLDGSGTALATLKAAP, from the coding sequence ATGGCTTTGATCGACCGTCGCCGCCTTGCAGCATTCGATTTCGCCGTGGTCGCCGCCTTCCTGCCTTCGGCAACGCAGGCGGCGGACCTCACCATCGGCGGCAGCGTTTTCTATCGCGAACGCATGGCCCTATCTGATGACACCACCCTGGTGCTGCAACTGGTGGACACGACGCAAACGCCGCCCGACGTGATCGGCGAGGCTTCGGTCCATCCAACCGGCCAGGTTCCGATCGCTTTCTCTCTTGTCGTCGATGCCGCACGTCTGATGCCTGAAAAGGCGCACGGGCTCATGGCCCGCATCGAGGTCGACGGCGCGACCTGGTTCGCGAACGAAACGCCTGCGCCAATCGATGCGCAGGAGCCGGCTACACCCATATCCGTGCTGCTGGTCCGTGTAGCCGAAAAATCCGCGCCTGAAAACTCGACCGGGACAGGATCGCTCAAGGGCACAAGCTGGCGCCTGTCCAGCCTCGGGCGCGACGACACGGCCGCGGGCGTAGCTTCGACGCTTACCTTCGACGAGGAGGGCAAGATCAGCGGCAATGGCGGCTGCAACAGCTTCGGCGGCCAGGCGAGTTTCGATGGCGCGAAGCTGAAGATAAGCGACGTGTTTTCCACCATGATGGCCTGCGAACAGCCCAAGGTGAAACAGGAGGCGGCGTTTTTGGCCGCGCTGGCGAAAACCGCGTCCTACACCGTCGAGGACGGCACGCTTACCCTGCTCGACGGCTCCGGAACTGCCCTGGCCACGCTGAAGGCGGCGCCGTGA
- a CDS encoding MliC family protein codes for MPRAVLRHSLCLSLSLAASAAFADQPDTPAVPAAAEDVIMVTYRCESSQTVIARYDNTDPDAPTARLQYRGRTFEMYNVRAASGARYATEQGLSPDKGLQWWTKGDDATLSEMLMDHTAPEAVEIEACTAEPAG; via the coding sequence ATGCCCCGAGCCGTTTTGCGCCATTCGCTCTGCCTGTCGCTGTCGCTTGCTGCATCGGCGGCTTTCGCCGATCAGCCGGATACGCCGGCCGTGCCGGCTGCGGCCGAAGACGTCATCATGGTGACGTACCGGTGCGAGAGCAGCCAGACCGTCATCGCCCGCTATGACAACACCGATCCGGACGCGCCGACCGCGCGGCTCCAATACAGGGGCCGCACCTTCGAGATGTACAATGTCCGTGCGGCTTCGGGCGCGCGCTACGCTACCGAGCAGGGCCTGTCGCCCGACAAGGGCCTGCAATGGTGGACCAAGGGAGATGATGCGACGCTCAGCGAGATGCTGATGGATCACACCGCGCCCGAGGCTGTCGAGATCGAGGCCTGCACGGCCGAGCCTGCGGGTTAG
- a CDS encoding long-chain-fatty-acid--CoA ligase: protein MPKATSGLPTGASKPWLKSYPKNVPAEITPLAVASIGDLATEAAKKYAGRPAFTCMGKSITYGELERLSKDFGAWLQSKGLAKGARVAIMMPNVLQYPVAMMGILRAGYTVVNINPLYTPRELEHQLKDSGTEAIVILENFAGTLQAVIARTPIKHVVVATMGDLLGGLKGMIVNLVVRRVKKMVPAWSLPGHTAFNAALKAGAAMNFKPAKVEAGDIAFLQYTGGTTGVSKGATLSHGNVLANVAQLALWVEDAYTVKPRPANINYVCALPLYHIFALTVNALMGIQQGGHNLLIPNPRDIPAFVKELQKQPFHIFPGLNTLFNALLNNEDFRKLDFKQLILTLGGGMAVQKGVADRWQKLTGCGITEGYGLSETSPVATANKVSDMRFTGTIGLPLPSTEIAIRDEDGNDLPLGEVGEICIRGPQVMSGYWNRPDETGKVMTSDGFFKSGDMGFMEENGYVKVVDRKKDMILVSGFNVYPNELEEVVAAHPGVLEVAAIGVPDEHSGEVPKLFVVKKDAGLTEETLLAYCKQNLTGYKRPKFIEFRTELPKTPVGKILRRELRQ, encoded by the coding sequence ATGCCGAAGGCGACGTCTGGCCTGCCTACCGGCGCCAGCAAGCCCTGGCTGAAAAGCTATCCGAAAAACGTTCCGGCCGAGATCACTCCGCTCGCCGTCGCCTCGATCGGCGATCTCGCGACCGAAGCCGCGAAGAAATATGCCGGCCGGCCGGCCTTCACCTGCATGGGCAAGAGCATCACCTATGGCGAGCTCGAGCGCCTGTCGAAGGATTTCGGCGCCTGGCTGCAGTCGAAGGGGCTCGCCAAGGGCGCGCGCGTCGCCATCATGATGCCGAATGTTCTGCAATATCCGGTGGCGATGATGGGCATCCTGCGCGCCGGCTATACGGTGGTCAACATCAACCCGCTTTACACGCCGCGCGAGCTCGAGCATCAGCTCAAGGATTCGGGCACCGAGGCGATCGTCATCCTGGAGAATTTCGCCGGCACCCTGCAGGCGGTGATCGCTCGAACGCCGATTAAGCATGTGGTGGTCGCGACGATGGGCGACCTGCTCGGCGGACTGAAAGGCATGATTGTCAATCTGGTCGTGCGCCGGGTGAAGAAGATGGTGCCTGCCTGGTCGCTGCCCGGCCACACCGCCTTCAACGCCGCGCTGAAAGCCGGCGCAGCCATGAACTTCAAGCCGGCCAAGGTCGAGGCGGGTGACATCGCCTTCCTGCAATATACCGGCGGCACCACCGGCGTCTCCAAGGGCGCCACGCTCTCGCACGGCAATGTGCTCGCCAATGTCGCGCAGCTCGCGCTATGGGTCGAGGACGCCTATACGGTGAAGCCGCGGCCGGCCAACATCAATTATGTCTGCGCGCTGCCGCTCTATCACATTTTTGCGCTCACCGTGAACGCGCTGATGGGCATCCAGCAGGGCGGCCATAACCTTCTGATCCCCAATCCGCGCGACATTCCGGCCTTCGTCAAGGAGTTGCAGAAGCAGCCCTTCCACATCTTCCCGGGCTTGAACACACTGTTCAACGCGCTCTTGAACAATGAGGATTTTCGCAAGCTCGACTTCAAGCAACTGATCCTGACGCTGGGCGGCGGCATGGCGGTGCAGAAGGGTGTGGCCGACCGTTGGCAAAAGCTCACGGGCTGCGGCATCACCGAAGGCTACGGCCTTTCCGAAACCTCCCCCGTGGCGACGGCCAACAAGGTCAGCGACATGCGGTTCACCGGCACGATCGGCCTGCCGCTCCCTTCCACCGAAATCGCCATACGCGACGAGGACGGCAATGATCTGCCGCTCGGTGAAGTCGGCGAGATCTGCATCAGGGGGCCGCAGGTGATGTCCGGCTACTGGAACCGCCCGGACGAGACCGGCAAGGTGATGACCAGTGACGGCTTCTTCAAATCCGGCGACATGGGCTTCATGGAAGAGAACGGCTATGTGAAGGTCGTCGACCGCAAGAAGGACATGATCCTGGTCTCCGGCTTCAACGTCTATCCCAACGAATTGGAAGAGGTCGTGGCGGCGCATCCGGGCGTACTGGAAGTCGCGGCGATCGGCGTTCCGGACGAGCATTCCGGCGAGGTGCCGAAGCTCTTCGTCGTCAAGAAGGACGCCGGCCTGACCGAGGAAACCCTGCTCGCCTACTGCAAGCAGAACCTGACCGGCTACAAGCGGCCGAAATTCATCGAGTTCCGCACCGAACTGCCCAAGACGCCGGTCGGCAAGATCCTGCGCCGGGAACTGAGGCAATAG
- a CDS encoding ABC transporter substrate-binding protein codes for MKRKLIFAAALMAATVLSGAASAKTFVFCSEGSPEGFDPGLYTAGTTFDAAAHTVYNRLLEFKPGTTEAVAGLAESWEISDDGLQYTFKLRPGVKFQTTEFFTPTRDLNADDVVFSYERQLKDDHPWNKYVAGTAWEYFNGMGFPDLIASIEKVDDLTVKFTLKQKEAPFLANVAMPFASIMSKEYADKLEAEGKMNQLNQMPLGTGPFAFVAYQQDAAIRYKAHPDYWGGKQKIDDLVFAITTDAAVRYQKLKAGECHLMPYPNAADVEAMKADPALTVMEQEGLNVAYLAYNTTQAPFDKVEVRKALNMAINKQAIVDAVFQGAATPAKNPIPPTMWSYNEAIQDDPYDPEAAKKMLEDSGVTGLSMKVWAMPVARPYMLNARRAAELIQSDFDKIGVKVEIVSYEWAEYLERSKAKDRDGAVILGWTGDNGDPDNFLHTLLGCDAVGGNNRAQWCNEEFNKLVVQAKTTTDQAERTKLYEEAQVVFKREAPWATLDHSLAVVPMRKEVQGFVQSPLGDFAFEGVDLAE; via the coding sequence ATGAAAAGAAAACTGATTTTCGCGGCCGCGCTTATGGCTGCGACCGTGCTTAGCGGCGCGGCAAGCGCGAAGACGTTCGTCTTCTGCTCGGAAGGATCGCCGGAAGGCTTCGATCCCGGGCTCTACACGGCCGGCACGACGTTCGACGCCGCAGCGCACACTGTCTATAATCGCCTGCTCGAATTCAAGCCCGGCACGACCGAAGCCGTTGCCGGCCTGGCGGAAAGCTGGGAGATTTCCGACGACGGCCTGCAATACACTTTCAAGTTGCGTCCGGGCGTCAAGTTTCAGACCACCGAATTCTTCACGCCGACCCGCGACCTGAATGCCGACGACGTGGTGTTCTCCTATGAGCGCCAGCTCAAGGACGACCATCCGTGGAACAAATATGTCGCCGGCACCGCCTGGGAATATTTCAACGGCATGGGCTTCCCCGACCTGATCGCCTCGATCGAGAAGGTCGATGATCTGACGGTGAAGTTCACGCTGAAGCAGAAGGAAGCGCCGTTCCTCGCCAATGTGGCGATGCCCTTCGCCTCCATCATGTCAAAGGAATACGCCGACAAGCTGGAAGCCGAAGGCAAGATGAACCAGCTGAACCAGATGCCGCTCGGCACCGGCCCGTTCGCCTTCGTCGCCTACCAGCAGGATGCGGCGATCCGCTACAAGGCCCATCCGGACTATTGGGGCGGCAAGCAGAAGATCGACGACCTGGTCTTCGCCATCACCACCGACGCAGCGGTTCGCTACCAGAAGCTGAAGGCCGGCGAATGCCACCTGATGCCTTATCCGAACGCGGCCGACGTTGAAGCCATGAAGGCCGACCCGGCGCTGACGGTGATGGAGCAGGAAGGCCTGAACGTCGCCTATCTCGCCTACAACACCACCCAGGCTCCGTTCGACAAGGTTGAGGTGCGCAAGGCGCTGAACATGGCGATCAACAAGCAGGCGATCGTCGATGCTGTGTTCCAGGGCGCGGCCACGCCGGCCAAGAACCCGATCCCGCCGACGATGTGGTCGTACAACGAGGCCATCCAGGACGATCCGTACGATCCGGAAGCCGCCAAAAAAATGCTCGAGGATTCCGGCGTCACGGGTCTGTCGATGAAGGTCTGGGCGATGCCAGTCGCCCGTCCCTACATGCTGAATGCACGCCGCGCCGCAGAACTCATCCAGTCGGATTTCGACAAGATCGGTGTCAAAGTCGAGATCGTGTCCTATGAATGGGCCGAATATCTCGAGCGTTCCAAGGCCAAGGACCGCGACGGCGCGGTGATTCTCGGCTGGACCGGCGACAATGGCGACCCGGACAACTTCCTGCACACGCTGCTCGGCTGCGACGCTGTCGGCGGCAACAACCGTGCGCAGTGGTGCAACGAGGAGTTCAACAAGCTCGTCGTCCAGGCCAAGACCACGACGGATCAGGCTGAGCGCACCAAGCTCTACGAAGAGGCGCAGGTCGTCTTCAAGCGCGAAGCTCCGTGGGCGACGCTGGATCACTCTCTGGCTGTCGTGCCGATGCGCAAGGAAGTCCAGGGTTTCGTTCAGAGCCCGCTGGGCGACTTCGCCTTCGAAGGCGTTGACCTCGCCGAGTAA
- a CDS encoding ABC transporter permease subunit, which produces MLRFLLGRLAVLIPTFIGVSIIAFSFIRLLPGDPVALLSGERVMSPERHAQITHELGYDRPIVIQYFDYLWGVLTGDMGTSIVTKQPVLDQFLTLFPATLELSICAIVVAVVLGIPAGIFAALKRGTLFDQGIMGTALVGYSMPIFWWGLLLIILFSGILQWTPVSGRISLLYFFPSVTGFMLIDSLLSGQAGAFKSAVSHLILPTIVLATIPLAVIARQTRSAMLEVLGEDYVRTARAKGLPPFRVIGVHALRNAMIPVITTIGLQVGVLLAGAILTETIFSWPGIGKWMVDSVFRRDYPVIQAGLLMIAGIIMIVNLIVDLLYGLINPRIRH; this is translated from the coding sequence ATGCTCCGGTTCCTTCTGGGGCGGCTTGCCGTCCTGATCCCGACATTCATCGGGGTCTCTATCATCGCATTTTCCTTTATCAGGTTGCTGCCCGGCGATCCGGTGGCGCTGCTCTCGGGCGAGCGGGTCATGTCGCCCGAGCGCCACGCGCAGATCACGCACGAGCTCGGATATGACCGGCCTATCGTCATCCAGTATTTCGATTATTTGTGGGGCGTGCTGACCGGCGATATGGGCACCTCGATCGTCACCAAGCAGCCGGTGCTCGACCAGTTTCTGACACTCTTTCCGGCGACGCTGGAACTCTCCATCTGCGCCATCGTCGTGGCCGTCGTGCTAGGTATCCCGGCCGGCATATTCGCTGCGCTCAAGCGCGGGACGCTATTCGACCAAGGCATCATGGGCACAGCGCTCGTCGGCTATTCCATGCCTATCTTCTGGTGGGGTCTGCTGCTGATCATTTTGTTTTCCGGTATATTGCAGTGGACGCCGGTGTCCGGCCGCATTTCGCTGCTGTATTTCTTTCCGTCGGTCACCGGCTTCATGCTGATCGACTCGCTGCTCTCCGGACAGGCTGGCGCATTCAAGTCGGCGGTTAGCCATCTCATCCTGCCGACCATCGTTCTCGCTACCATCCCGCTCGCTGTCATTGCCCGCCAGACCCGTTCGGCGATGCTCGAAGTTCTCGGCGAGGATTACGTACGCACGGCCCGCGCCAAGGGGCTGCCCCCGTTCCGCGTTATTGGCGTGCATGCGCTTCGCAACGCAATGATCCCGGTCATCACTACGATTGGCCTGCAGGTCGGGGTGCTGCTTGCCGGCGCGATCCTGACGGAAACCATCTTCTCCTGGCCGGGTATCGGCAAATGGATGGTCGACTCGGTGTTCCGGCGCGACTATCCGGTCATCCAGGCCGGCCTTCTGATGATCGCGGGCATCATCATGATCGTCAATCTCATCGTTGATCTGCTCTACGGCCTGATCAACCCGCGCATCCGGCACTGA
- a CDS encoding ABC transporter permease subunit, which produces MADTTAIENISLDPSRRARLAEFWYYFSENRGAVIGLWVFVALVVIAILAPLIAPHVPYAQYRDATLLPPFWQDGGRAAFPLGTDAVGRDMLSRLLFGARYSLFIGVFVTTIALIGGIVIGVIAGYFGGWIDTVIMRIMDIILAFPSLLLALVLVAVLGPGLTNAMIAIALVLQPHFVRLTRAAVMAEKGREYVTAARVAGAGPLRLMFRTILPNCMAPLIVQATLSFSNAILDAAALGFLGMGAQPPTPEWGTMLAEAREFILRAWWVVTFPGLAILITVLAINLMGDGLRDALDPKLKRS; this is translated from the coding sequence ATGGCAGATACAACGGCCATCGAGAACATCTCGCTCGACCCATCCCGCCGCGCCCGGCTCGCGGAGTTCTGGTATTATTTCTCCGAAAACCGCGGCGCCGTGATCGGGCTGTGGGTATTCGTAGCCTTGGTCGTCATCGCCATCCTGGCGCCGCTGATCGCGCCGCACGTGCCCTATGCGCAGTATCGCGACGCGACGCTGTTACCGCCATTCTGGCAGGACGGCGGCCGCGCCGCCTTTCCGCTGGGCACCGACGCGGTCGGCCGCGACATGCTTTCGCGCCTGCTGTTCGGCGCGCGCTATTCGCTGTTCATCGGCGTCTTCGTCACCACCATAGCGCTGATCGGGGGCATCGTCATCGGCGTCATCGCCGGCTATTTCGGCGGCTGGATCGACACCGTAATCATGCGCATCATGGACATCATCCTGGCGTTCCCGTCGCTGCTGCTGGCGCTGGTGCTCGTGGCAGTGCTGGGGCCCGGCCTGACCAACGCCATGATCGCGATCGCGCTGGTGCTGCAGCCGCATTTCGTGCGCCTGACGCGCGCCGCCGTGATGGCGGAAAAGGGCCGAGAATACGTCACCGCAGCAAGGGTCGCCGGCGCCGGGCCGCTGCGGCTGATGTTCAGGACCATCCTGCCCAACTGCATGGCTCCGCTGATCGTGCAGGCGACGCTGTCGTTTTCGAACGCCATCCTCGATGCGGCCGCCCTCGGCTTCCTCGGCATGGGCGCCCAGCCCCCGACGCCGGAATGGGGCACGATGCTTGCCGAAGCGCGCGAGTTCATCCTGCGCGCATGGTGGGTCGTCACCTTCCCAGGCCTCGCGATCCTGATCACCGTGCTGGCGATCAACCTGATGGGCGACGGCCTGCGCGACGCGCTCGATCCGAAACTGAAGAGGTCGTGA
- a CDS encoding ABC transporter ATP-binding protein translates to MALLEIENLVVEFTTASGPFRAVDGVSLSVEQREVLAIVGESGSGKSVSMLAVMGLLPWTAKVTADRMVFAGTDLLKLSDADRRKMVGKDMAMIFQEPMASLNPCFTVGFQIEEVLRVHMGMDRTRRRARAIELLKQVGIPDPEQRLSSFPHQMSGGQCQRVMIAIAIACNPKLLIADEPTTALDVTIQKQILDLLMRLQAEHGMGLIMITHNMGVVAETADRVIVQYKGRKMEEADVLSLFERPKSNYTKALLSALPENATGDRLPTIADYVAEEAPAEGAAQ, encoded by the coding sequence ATGGCACTGCTCGAAATAGAAAATCTCGTCGTCGAATTCACCACTGCCAGCGGGCCGTTCCGCGCCGTCGACGGCGTGTCGCTCTCGGTCGAGCAGCGCGAGGTTCTGGCGATCGTCGGCGAGAGCGGGTCCGGAAAATCGGTCTCCATGCTCGCCGTCATGGGCCTGCTGCCCTGGACGGCGAAGGTAACGGCCGACCGCATGGTGTTCGCCGGCACCGATCTCCTGAAGCTCAGCGACGCCGACCGCAGAAAGATGGTCGGCAAGGACATGGCGATGATCTTCCAGGAGCCGATGGCGAGCCTCAACCCCTGCTTCACCGTGGGCTTCCAGATCGAGGAGGTGCTGCGCGTCCATATGGGCATGGACCGCACCCGACGCCGCGCCCGCGCCATAGAACTGCTCAAGCAGGTCGGCATTCCCGACCCGGAGCAGCGGCTGTCCTCCTTCCCGCATCAGATGTCGGGCGGCCAGTGCCAGCGCGTGATGATCGCGATCGCGATTGCATGCAATCCGAAGCTGTTGATCGCCGACGAGCCGACCACCGCGCTCGACGTGACCATCCAGAAGCAGATCCTCGACCTTCTGATGCGGCTGCAGGCCGAGCACGGCATGGGCCTGATCATGATCACCCACAATATGGGCGTTGTGGCCGAGACGGCCGACCGCGTCATCGTGCAGTACAAGGGCCGCAAGATGGAGGAGGCCGACGTGCTGTCGCTCTTCGAGAGGCCGAAGAGCAACTACACCAAGGCGCTGCTTTCGGCGCTGCCGGAAAACGCTACCGGCGACAGGTTGCCGACCATCGCCGACTATGTCGCTGAAGAAGCGCCCGCCGAGGGAGCCGCCCAATGA
- a CDS encoding dipeptide ABC transporter ATP-binding protein — MTEKVLEARNIVRDYHGGGGIFGKSRTLRAVKGVSFSVEKGKTLAIVGESGCGKSTLARIITLIDAATAGELFIEGKKVDIAKEGLTPEMRRKVQIIFQNPYGSLNPRQKIGDVLGEPLLINTNKSAAERRDLAMKMLLKVGLEAKHFNRYPHMFSGGQRQRIAIARALMLNPSLLVLDEPVSALDLSVQAQVLNLLADLQDEFKLTYVFISHDLSVVKYIADEVMVMYYGEAVEYGSRDEVFSNAQHDYTKTLFAATPRADVASIKARLAKKAA; from the coding sequence ATGACCGAGAAAGTCCTGGAAGCCAGAAACATCGTTCGCGACTACCATGGTGGCGGCGGGATCTTCGGCAAGTCGCGCACGCTTCGCGCCGTCAAGGGTGTCAGCTTCTCCGTGGAGAAGGGCAAGACGCTGGCGATCGTCGGCGAGAGCGGCTGCGGCAAGTCCACGCTCGCGCGCATCATCACGCTGATCGACGCGGCGACGGCTGGCGAACTCTTCATCGAAGGCAAGAAGGTCGACATCGCCAAGGAAGGCTTGACGCCGGAAATGCGCCGGAAGGTGCAGATCATTTTCCAGAACCCCTACGGCTCGCTCAACCCACGCCAGAAGATCGGCGACGTGCTCGGCGAACCGCTTCTGATCAACACCAACAAATCCGCCGCCGAGCGGCGCGACCTCGCGATGAAGATGCTGTTGAAGGTCGGGCTGGAGGCAAAGCACTTCAACCGCTATCCTCATATGTTCTCGGGCGGCCAGCGTCAGCGCATCGCCATCGCCCGCGCGCTGATGCTCAACCCGAGCCTTTTGGTGCTCGACGAGCCGGTCTCTGCGCTCGACCTCTCGGTGCAGGCGCAGGTGCTCAATCTGCTCGCCGACCTGCAGGACGAGTTCAAGCTGACCTATGTGTTCATCAGCCACGATCTCTCGGTGGTGAAGTACATCGCCGACGAGGTGATGGTGATGTATTACGGCGAGGCGGTCGAATATGGCAGCCGCGACGAGGTGTTTTCAAACGCGCAGCACGACTACACAAAGACGCTGTTTGCCGCGACCCCGCGCGCCGACGTGGCGAGCATCAAGGCGAGGCTGGCGAAAAAGGCGGCCTGA